From Camelina sativa cultivar DH55 chromosome 7, Cs, whole genome shotgun sequence, one genomic window encodes:
- the LOC104701094 gene encoding transcription factor MYB86-like, with protein MRRHSCCYKQKLRKGLWSPEEDEKLLSYITKHGHGCWSSVPKLAGLERCGKSCRLRWINYLRPDLKRGAFSSEEQDLIVELHAVLGNRWSQIAARLPGRTDNEIKNLWNSCIKKKLRQKGIDPITHKPLSEVYKDTNISDNHNSTSFSSESNQDFFVKEPSDYSDYLAFEKLNSNSVSIVNSLSPVSPTQFNTDGSVSTTGFETHICVKPSIVLLPPLDNTSSTISGEDHVQVTEPTWESNCGTASHLDNPGLEEIKWSDEYLNESLLSNPVYVKSETDFNANIAFPWCRNQNQACDVFPNDLQRMAFSFGETL; from the exons ATGAGGAGACATTCTTGCTGTTACAAACAAAAGCTGAGAAAAGGTCTTTGGTCTCCTGAAGAAGACGAGAAGCTTCTTAGTTACATCACCAAACATGGCCATGGTTGCTGGAGTTCTGTCCCTAAATTAGCCG GTCTCGAGAGATGTGGAAAGAGCTGTAGACTCAGATGGATAAATTACTTAAGACCTGATTTAAAAAGAGGAGCTTTCTCTTCAGAGGAACAGGATCTTATCGTCGAGCTTCACGCTGTTCTTGGAAACAG ATGGTCACAAATTGCTGCGAGGCTTCCGGGGAGAACAGATAATGAGATCAAGAACTTATGGAATTCGTGTATTAAGAAGAAGCTGAGGCAAAAAGGTATCGACCCTATTACACATAAACCTCTCTCCGAGGTTTATAAAGACACAAACATAAGCGACAACCACAATTCCACAAGTTTCTCCTCAGAAAGTAATCAAGACTTCTTTGTCAAGGAACCGTCTGATTATTCAGACTACTTAGCGTTTGAGAAGTTAAACTCCAACTCTGTTTCAATCGTCAATTCGCTCTCGCCCGTGAGCCCTACGCAGTTCAACACCGATGGTTCTGTCTCAACTACAGGTTTTGAGACACACATATGCGTCAAACCTTCGATtgtccttcttcctcctctagACAACACTTCAAGCACTATCTCTGGGGAAGATCATGTACAAGTGACAGAGCCTACTTGGGAATCAAACTGTGGAACCGCAAGCCACCTCGACAATCCCGGTCTGGAAGAAATTAAATGGTCTGACGAGTATCTGAATGAATCGTTACTCTCTAATCCGGTTTACGTGAAATCAGAGACAGATTTCAACGCCAACATTGCGTTTCCTTGGTGCCGAAACCAAAACCAAGCTTGTGACGTGTTCCCCAACGATCTTCAGAGAATGGCCTTCTCGTTTGGTGAGACCCTTTAG